From the genome of Miscanthus floridulus cultivar M001 chromosome 10, ASM1932011v1, whole genome shotgun sequence, one region includes:
- the LOC136489295 gene encoding vegetative cell wall protein gp1-like: MPPPPTPAPAPVAAPSSPPAGGQPLPSPPPGGGRPRPLPSLPRAALDPPPPLLPPAAGLGPSPPCPTPPRIRRFLSSRRRPAPPLLSHVEMSGRAPRPVTAENRHRRTSTAVGPRPGRCLPSLASGAPSRPGTAPPPPAAGPALAPLHRRGPPAPPRPGPAPPPPAASPASAPLRRRKPPAPPRPGPTPAPPRRRATSAAVGHAPATLRRRTRTAGGALPRLLPSPESPAVEERRSMGVEERREVEERRREKEEGEGRRRSLGRRPRPSSFVPAVVPAPR, encoded by the exons ATGCCGCCGCCTCCCACACCAGCGCCAGCGCCcgtggccgccccctcctctcctcccgccggcggccagcccctcccctcccctcctcccggcggtggccggccccggcccctcccctccttgcccCGCGCCGCCCTGGATCCaccgcctcctctcctcccgCCAGCAGCCGGCcttggcccctcccctccttgcccCACGCCACCTCGGATCCGCCGCTTCCTCTcctcccgccggcggccggcccctcccctcctctcacatgtggagatgtctgg CCGCGCGCCCCGCCCCGTCACCGCGGAGAACCGGCACCGCCGGACCTCCACCGCAGTCGGCCCGCGCCCGGGTCGCTGTCTGCCCTCCCTGGCCAGTGGTGCACCATCCCGCCCCGGCACCGCCCCGCCGCCACCCGCAGCCGGCCCCGCCCTGGCCCCGCTCCACCGCCGTGGACCACCGGCGCCGCCCCGCCCTGGCCCCGCCCCACCGCCGCCCGCAGCCAGCCCTGCCTCGGCCCCGCTCCGCCGCCGCAAACCACCGGCGCCTCCCCGCCCTGGCCCTACCCCGGCCCCGCCCCGTCGCCGCGCGACCTCCGCCGCAGTCGGCCACGCCCCGGCCACGCTCCGCCGCCGGACGCGGACTGCCGGTGGTGCCCTGCCCCGGCTGCTCCCCTCCCCTGAATCACCGGcagtggaggagaggaggagcatgggagtagaggagagaagggaggtggaggagagaagaagggagaaggaagaaggagaagggaggaggaggagcctcggccgccggccacgcccctcGTCGTTCGTCCCCGCCGTCGTCCCCGCCCCTCGCTAG